CGGCGTCGGCGCCGAGACCGACAGGGCCGCGACGACGTCGCCGGAGTGGTCGCGGATCGGCATCGCCACGCAGCGGCAGCCGATGATGTACTCCTCGTCGTCGGCCGCGTAGCCGCGCGCCCGCGCCTCCTGCACCTCGGCCAGCAGTTCGGGCAGCTCGCGCACCGTGTTCGCGGTGAAGCTCTCCAGCTCCACGCCCTCGTAGCGGCGCGCCAGCTCGTCCTGCGGGAGCCCGGTCAGCAGCGCCTTGCCCAGCCCGACCGCGTGCGCGGGCAGCCGCATGCCCACCGCCGACACCAGCTTCATCGGCTGCGGCGACTCGGCGATGGCGATGTAGACGTTCTCGGTGCCGTCCAGCCTGGACAGCTGCACCGTCTCCCCGGTCCGCTGCGCGAGCCGGTCCATCAGCGGCAGCGCCAGGCCCACGATGTCGCGGTGCCCGGTGTAGCCCTGCCCGACCGTCCACGCCTTGAGCCCGAGCCCGTAGGTGCGGGTGGTCGGGTCGAACTCGGCGAAGCCGCGGTGCACCAGCGTGCCGAGCAGACCGTGCACGCTGGACAGCGGGAGCCGCAGCGTCTCGGCGATGTCGCTGAGCCGGTGCCGTCCCCGGGAGAGCAGTTCCAGGATGACCAGCGCACGATCGGCGGACTTGACCACGTTGGGCCCGCTGCCCGCTGGTTCGGCCGTGGCGGGTTCCGACTTCACCCGACTTCCTCCTGCTCCGTTCCGGCCGCATCGGCTGCTGCGGCCTACTGAACAGTACAGCGGGCGCGCGGACCCCGCGCAGCTCCTCCACATCGTCCACAGTGGATCGCAGCGCGCTCGTGATGTCGGCGGGCCCGAGCGGTGTGAGCATATGGGCATGGCGCAGCCCGGTTCACCGTTCCGCCCGCTCGAACCGTCGATCGACCTGCCCGCGATGGAACGCCGGATCATCGAGCGATGGCGCGCGCACGAGGTGTTCGAACGCAGCCTGGCGCAGACCGCGAACGGCCCGCGCTGGGTGTGCTACGAGGGCCCGCCCACCGCCAACGGGCAGCCCGGCGCGCACCACGTCGAGGCGCGGGTGTTCAAGGACGTCTTCCCGCGGTTCAAGACGATGAAGGGCTGCCACGTGCCGCGGCGCGGTGGCTGGGACTGCCACGGGCTGCCCGTGGAGCTGGCCGTCGAGCAGGAGCTGGGCATCAGCGGCAAGCCCGACATCGAGCGGATCGGCATCGCCGAGTTCAACGCGCGCTGCCGCGCCTCGGTGCAGCGCTACGTCGGCGAGTTCGAGGCGGTCACCCGGCGGATGGGCTACTGGATCGATCTGTCCACCGCCTACTGGACGATGTCGCCGGACTACGTCGACAGCGTGTGGTGGGCGCTGAAGCGGATCTTCGAAGCCGGTCTGCTCGTCGAGGACTACCGGGTGGCCCCGTACTGCCCGCGCGATCAGACGACGCTGTCCGACCACGAGGTCGCCCAGGGCTACGAGCCCGCGCACGACCCGTCGGCGTTCGTGCGGTTCCCGGTGGACGGGCCGCTGGCCGGGCACCGCGGCGTCGACCTGCTGATCTGGACGACCACGCCGTGGACGCTGGTGTCCAACACCGCGGTCGCGGTGCACCCGGCGGTGGACTACCAGGTGGTGCGCACCGTCGAGGGCACCTTCGTGGTGGCCGAACCGCTGGTCGAGGCGGTGCTCGGCACCGGCGGCGAGGTGCTCGCGACCGTGCCGGGCACCGCGCTGGCGGGCGTGCGCTACCACCGCCCGTTCGAGCTCGTGGACATCCCGGACGCGCACTTCGTGGTGCTCGCCGAGTACGTCTCCACCGAGGACGGCACCGGGCTGGTGCACCAGGCTCCGGCGTTCGGCGCCGACGACCTGGCGGTCTGCCGGGAGCACGGGCTGCCGGTGGTCAACCCGGTCGGGACCGACGGCCGGTTCACCGCCGACGTCGGCCTGGTCGGCGGGATGTTCTTCAAGGACGCCGACGCGGTGCTGGTCGACGACCTCCAGCACCGCGGACTCCTGTTGCGCTACACCACCTTCGAACACCAGTACCCGCACTGCTGGCGCTGCCACACGCCGCTGATGTACTACGCGCAGCTGTCGTGGTACATCCGGACGACCGCGATCCGCGACGCGCTGCAGCGCGAGAACGAGCGCACCAACTGGTATCCCGAGCACGTCAAGCACGGCCGCTACGGGGACTGGCTGGCCAACAACGTGGACTGGGCACTGTCCCGGACGCGCTACTGGGGCACGCCGCTGCCGCTGTGGCGCTGCCCGGACGGCCACGTCACGCCGATCGGCTCCCGCGCCGAGCTCGGCGAGCGCACCGGCCAGGACTTCGCCGCGCTCGACCCGCACCGCCCGTACCTCGACGAGATCGAATTCCCCTGCGCCTGCGGGAAGTCCGCCGCCCGCGTGCCCGAGGTGATCGACGCCTGGTTCGACTCCGGCTCGATGCCCTTCGCCCAGCTCGGCTACCCGCACCGAACGGGCAGCGTCGCCGAACTGGCCCGCAGCTACCCGGCGCAGTACATCTGCGAGGCCATCGACCAGACCCGCGGCTGGTTCTACACGCTGATGGCCATCGGCACCCTGCTGTTCGACCGCTCCGCGTACGAGAACGTCGTCTGCTTGGGGCACATCATGGCCGAGGACGGTCGCAAGATGAGCAAGCACCTAGGCAACGTGCTGGAGCCGCTGCCGCTGATGGAGGAGCACGGCGCGGACGCGCTGCGGTGGTTCATGCTCTGCACCGGCTCGCCGTGGTCCGCACGGCGGATCGGCCACGCCCCGCTGCGCGAGATCGTCCGCAAGGTGCTGCTGACCTGCTGGAACACCGCGTCGTTCTTCAGCCGCTACGCCGCGCTGGTGGACTGGATCCCGGCCGACGCCGATCCGCCCGAGCAGCGCCCGGTGCTCGATCGCTGGGTGCTGGCCCAGGTCCACCGGCTGGCCGCCGAAGTGGACGCGCGACTGGAGGACTACGACACGGCGGCGGCCGGCCGGGCGCTGGCGACCTTCGTCGACGACCTGTCGAACTGGTACGTGCGCCGCTCGCGGCAGCGCTTCTGGGACGGCGACCGCAACGCCCTGACCACGCTCCACGCCTGCCTGGACGTGCTCACCCGGCTGCTCGCGCCGTTCACGCCGTTCATCGCCGAGCAGATCTGGCAGGACGTCGTCCGCCCAGGCATCCCGGACGCGCCGGACTCAGTGCACCTGGCGAGCTGGCCGCGCGCCGACCTCCGGCTGGTCGACGACCGCCTGCTGTCCGAAGTGGACATCGAACGGCAGCTGGCGGAAGCGGGCCGGGCGGCGCGCAAGAGCAGCGGGATCAAGGTGCGGCAGCCGCTCGGGCGAGCGCTCGTCAGCCCGGCCCTGCCGCCGGAACTGCTCGCCGACCTGGCCGACGAGCTCAACGTGCGCCGCGTCGAACCGCTGGCATCGGCGGGCGAGGTGCTGGAGGTGTCGGTCAAGCCGAACTTCCGCGCGCTGGGCAAGCGGTTCGGCAACCGCACCCAGCAGGCGGCGGCAGCAGTCACCGCCGCCGATCCCGCCGAGCTGGCCCGCGCCCTGCGCGCCGGCACCGCGACGATCGAGGTGGACGGCCGGACCGAGCCGCTGACCGGCGAGGACGTCTTCCGCACCGAGGTCCCGCGAACCGGCTGGGTGGTCGAGTCGCAGCGCGAGGTCACGATCGCGCTGGACACCGAGATCACGCCGGAACTGGCACGAGCGGGCCTGGCCCGCGAAGTGATCCGCTTCGTCCAGGACTGCCGCAAGCAGGACGGTCTCGACATCACCGACCGGATCACCCTGCGCTGGCGCGCGACCGGCGAGCTCCGCGAAGCGCTCCGCCACCACGCGGACGAGATCGCCACCGCGGTCCTGGCGGTGGACATCGCCGAATCCCCCGCCCCCGCACCAGGTTCCACCGAGCACACCGACCCAACCCTGAACCTGAAGATCTGGCTCCACCCCCAACCCTGAAACCCGCGCTCCACCATCAGCGCACAAACGCCCCGTCCCACCACCACCGGGTCAACCAACCGCAATTTCAATGGAAATCAAACGTCCAATTTCAATGGAAGTTGCGCGCCCCATCGGCACGCCGGGACCCCGACACACCGACACCGGCGCACAACTCACCCTCCAGGTAGACGGACGACCGCAAGTTCAATGGAAATCAGACGTCCAATTTCCATTGAAATCGCATCCTCCCCGCACCCGCGGAGCGATCGGAGTGTCCTCTTCGGACGGTGGGACGCGGAAGGGCCGCGGGCAGGTTCGCCCGCGGCCCTTCGGCAGCGCTTCGGTCAGCGGGTGGCCGAACCGATCTGCTCCTGGATCTCGGCGTGGTAGGCGCCGACGCGGGCGTAGACGCCGGGCTTGCCCGGACGGGCGCAGCCCTCACCCCACGAGGTGACACCGATCAGCTTGTTGTCCACCACCAGCGGGCCACCGGAGTCGCCCTGGCACGAGTCGATGCCGCCCTCCGGCACACCGGCGCAGACCATCGAGTCCGGGCTGTACTCCCCGTAGGCGCCGGAGCAGGTCTCGTCCGAGGTCACCGGCACGGTGGCCTTCTGCAGGTTGTCGGCCTGCTGGCCGCCCTCGCTGGTGTTGCCCCAGCCGAGGATGGTCGCCTGCGAGTCCGGCGCGTAGCCCGGGTCGTCGGCGGCGGCCAGCTCGATCGGGGCCTCCTGGACCGGGGCCTCCAGGGTGAGCACCGAGACGTCGTAGCCCTGGGTGGCGTCGGTGTACTGCGGGTGCACCCAGACGTCGGTGACCTTCGAGGTGGTGCCCTCGCTGGAGCTCATCACCGTGCGGCCGCTGACCACGTTGATGTCGGCCGGCTGCGAGCCGTCGGTGCAGTGAGCGGCGGTGAGCACCTTGTTCGGGGCCACCAGCGAACCACCGCAGAACTGCTGGCCGCTCGGGGTGACCAGCGCGACGGTGAACGGGTGGTCGGCGATGTCGGCATCCTCGCCGCCGACGATGTACGGGTTGACGTCCGCCGGCTGCGCGGGCTGCGCCTGCGCGACGGAAGCCGCGGAAAGGGCTGCGACGGCGATCGCGGTGACCCCGGCGAACCGGGCCAGGCGACGTGGGGCATCGACCATCGTGTTCTCCTCGTGTCCGAAATCGGCCGCTGGGAACCGAAGTCGGCGGCCTGCCTTCCGCCGACCCGTTACGCACAGCGACTATTCGATCGAACAATATCGACGTCGACGCCGACCGGGAAAGCATCGGAATTTGCCGTTTTAACCAGTACAGCAGGACATTTCCCCAGTTCAACGGCTGGACAACGCAGCAGAACCGGCTCGTCAAGCCCCTTTTCCGATACCCCGCAACCAGAATCGGCGACCGCCGCCGCCCTTCGACCGATGTCGCCGAATCGGACACCGACCAACGCGATTCGTCCATCAGGAGCGCAGCGCGGAACTCCCCCGCCGCGGCCGTTCGGAGCATTCGCCGCGCGGAGAAGCGTCCCCGGCGCACCCCGAACTGCGCCGGGGACACCCCCAACCGCGGCCGGACCCCTCCGACCGGTGGCGCCATCGATCCCCGAACCGATGGCCGACACGCTCCAAGGCCCCGACCGCCCTGTGCGGAGCGTGCTGCCTCTGGTGTATCTGATTCCCGGTGGAATATTCCAGGGCCAATCGGTGGAGCTTGCCTGGTTGATCGTTCAATCTCTCGGACGAGCCCACCGCCGGCTGCCGGGGCAACAGCACCACCCGGAGCTGAAGATCCAGCTCAGCGCGGAACCAACCCGGCGTCGTAGGCGAGCAGCCCGGCCTGCAGCCGGTTCGAGCAGGACAGCTTCACCAGCAGCCGGGACACGTAGCTCTTGACCGTCGCCTCCGACAGGTACAGCCGTTCGGCGATCTGCGCGTTCGACAGCCCCTGCCCCAGGCAGGTCAGCACCTCGACCTCGCGCTCGGTCAGGTCCCGCGCCAGCTCGACCGCCCGCTGCCGCGAGCTCTGCTCGTCCGCCGACGCCGCCACCAGCCGCTTCCGCGCCTCCTCCGAGAGCACGGTGTGCCCGTCGGCGGCCACCCGCACCAGGCCGATGAGGTCGCCCGGCGGCGTCGACTTGACCAGGAACCCGGCCGCTCCGGCGCGCAGCGCGCGCAGCACGTACTTGTCCGCGTCGAAAGTGGTCAGCGCGACCACGGCAGGCGGATCGGGCAGCTTGCAGATGCGCTCGATGCCGGTCAGCCCGTCCACGCCGGGCATCCGCAGGTCCATCAGCACCACGTGCGGCCGGTGCCGCACCACCGCCTCGACCGCCGCCGCGCCGTCCTGGGCGTCGTCGACGACCTCGATGTCGTCGGCCGAGCCGAGGATGGTGCGCAGGTGCGCGCAGACCATCGGCTCGTCGTCGACCACCACGACCCGGATCGGCTCACTCATCGCCGCCCGCCTCCCCAGTTGGCACGTACGCCGGGAGTATCACATCGACCTCGAACCCGCCGTCGGCGGCTGGCCCGGCCCGGAACGTGCCGCCGACCAGCTCGACGCGCTGCTGCAACCCGAGCAGCCCGGCCCCGGAACCGCTGTCCGCCAGGTCCCGCGCGGCCCGGTCCGGCGACCGGGTGTTGCGGACGACCAGCCGCAACCGGTCGTCGCTGTGCAGCAGGCGCACGCTCACCCGGGAGCCGAACGCGTGCTTGTGCACGTTGGTCAGCGCTTCCTGCACCACGCGGTAGGCGGTGCGCCCGACCGCGGCGGAGACCATCCGCGGATCACCGTCCACGGTGTACTCGACCGGTATCCCGACCGCTTCGGACTGCCCGATCAGCTCGGCGAGGTCGGGCAGGTCCGTCGGCGGCGTGGCGTCGGGGCGGGTGTCCTGCTCCGACGAGCCGCGCCGCAGCACGCCGACCAGGTCCCGCAGCTCCTCCAGTGCCTCGCAGCCGCTGGTGCGCAGTTCCTCGGCGGCCTGGCGGATCGCCGGGTCCTCCGCCGCCACGCCCAGCGCCCCGGCCTGCAGCACCATGAGGCTCACCCGGTGCGTGACCACGTCGTGCATCTCAGTCGCCAGGCGGGTCCGTTCGTCCGCCCGGGCCTGCTCGGCCAGCAGCTCCTTCTCCCGCTCGGCGCGCTCGGCGCGCTCCCGCAGCGCTCCCACCAGCCTCCGGCGCGCGCTCACGTAGAGCCCGAGGACCGCCGGGAAGACCGTCCAGATCACGCCCGCGACGATGGCATCGCTGGACAGGTCGTCCCACGGGCGGACGCTGATCAGCGCGGTGATGCTGATCAGGTCCCAGGCGAAGAACTTCCACTTGCGGCCCGTGGTGTAGACGACGGCGGCGTAGACCGCCCACGGCGTGTTCCCGGGCAGCCAGGGGTCGGAGGCCTGGTTGATGAACAGCACCGGGCCCGGCCCGAACTCGATCATCAGCGGCTGCACGACCGCCAGCACCGCGACCATCGACATGAGCACCACCGGATAGCGCCGCCGGGCCAGCAGCGCCAGGTCCATGATCCACATGAGGGCGTCGTTGAGCCAGAGCCCGCCGATCCAGTCGTACGCCCCGGGCGGGGTGTCGGAGGGGTACATCACGAGCAACACGCGGCCGAGCAGAATCAGCCCGAGCACGAGCGCCACGTCGAACGCGGCCTCCCGCTTGGTGTTCCACAGCAGCCGCCACAGCGGGCGGTTCACCTGGAACACGGTAGACAACGACGCGCGGGGGTTCGGCGGAAAACCATACGGTCGGCGATCAGGCCTAGACGAAAGTTGCACTGGGTCGAATCGATCAACGACTTTCGGATCCGGCACGCGCTACCAAGCGCCGTGTTGATCAATGGCGGCCCGGGGCTTGAATTGATGCAAGCTTCCCGATCGCCTTGGGGGAATCATGGAATCCGCTGTGCTCGCAGCACGAACCCGGCCGCCTGCCGGGCCTTGGCTGCGGCCGCTGGCCAAGTGGCCGGTGTTCACCATCGCCGGCCTGGTCGCCGTCGTGCACGTCGTGATGAGCGCGCTCGGAGACTTCTGGATCGACGAGGTCTACATGCTCGCGGCCGGCAAGTACCACCCGGACTGGGGGTACGTCGACCAGCCGCCGATCGCGCCGCTGCTCGCCGCCGCGATGGACTGGATCGCGCCGGGCTCGATGGTCGTGCTGCGCCTGCCCGCGGTGCTGGCGACGGCCGCCGGCGTCGTGATGTTCGCGCTGCTCGCCCGGGAATTCGGCGGTGATCGCCGAGCACAGGTGCTGGCCGCCGGAGCGGGCGCGACCGGGATGTGGGCCGCGCTGGTCGGGCACTGGGTCACCCCGTACACCTTCGAACCGCTGCAGTGGCTGGTGCTCAGCTGGCTGCTGGTCCGTTGGGTCCGGCTGCGCGAGCAGGGCGCCGCAGACGACCGGCTGCTGCTGGTGTTCGGGCTGGTGCTCGGCATCGCCCTGCAGACCAAGTTCCAGGTGGGGATCCTGTGCGTGGCGCTGCTGATCAGCGTGCTGCTGGTGGGTCCGCGCGACATCCTGCGCCGGCCGATGTTCTGGGGCGGGGTCGGCATCGCGCTGCTCATCGCGGCTCCCACGCTGCTGTGGCAGGCCTTCAACGGCTGGCCGCAGCTGCAGATGGGCGCGATCGTGGCGGACGAGTCCCCGATGCTGTCCGGGGGTCGCAGCGGCACCGCGGTCAGCCTCGTGCTGTTCGCGGGAGTCGCCGGTGGAGCGCTGTTCCTGATCGGGCTGTGGAAGCTGTTCCGCTCCGCCGAGCTGCGGCCGTACCGGTTCTTCGCGGTCACCTCGCTCCTGCTCTACGGCTTCTTCGTCGCCACCGCCGCCCGGCCCTACTACCTGCTCGGGATGTACGGCGTGGTGATCGCGGCCGGGCTGCTGGGGCTGCAGCGCCGCCGGGAGGCCAAGCCGTCCCGCTGGGGGTGGACGGCATGGTTCCCCTATCTCGCCTCCGTCGCGCTGGTGAGCCAGACGCTGTGGCTCTCGACCACGATGACGAGCATGTTCGGCATGCCGAGCGCCGATGTGCTCGCCCGCGACACCTCGATCGCGTTCACCGCGCTGCCACCGCAGCAGCAGGAGCGCACGGCGGTGATCGGCGACAGCTACATCTCCGCGGCGATGGTGGAGGTCGGCCGAGCGAAGTACGACCTCCCGGAGGTCTACAGCCCGCACCGGGGCTACGGCTACTTCGGTCCGCCCGGTGATCAGGTCGACTCGGTGCTGCTCGTCGGGGACGTGGAGGACGCGCGGGAGCACTTCGCCGAGGTGCGGCAGGTGCACGACGGCGCCGTTCCGATCTGGCTGTGCACCGGCAGGATCGGTGCCTGGGACCAGATCTGGCCGCAACTGAAATCCCTGTAGGAGGACGCCGTGGCTTCCCACATGACCACGAACGGCCCGTCCGGCCTGCGAGAATGGCGTCCGGATCCAGCCGACCGCAGGAAGGGACCGACAGTGGCCGACGAGAGCACCGTCCGGATACGGCTCCGCCCACCGCGGCACCGCGTGGAGCGCCGCGCGATCGGCTGGTGGACGACGCAGGCGCTGGCGTTCGTCGTCCCGGTGCTGATCGCGCTGGCCGCGACCGCGGTGTTCATCCCGCCCGCGCGCTTCTGGCTGGTGCTGGCGCTCGTGGTGATCGCCGTGCTCAGCGTGCCCTACGTGCTGGTCATGCCGCAGTGGCGGTACCGGGTGCACCGCTGGGAGATCACCGATGACGCGGTCTACACGGCGGCGGGCTGGCTGCGCCAGGAGTGGCGGATCGCGCCGATGTCGCGCATCCAGACCGTCGACACCGTGCGGGGCCCGCTGCAGCAGCTGTTCAACCTCTCCAGCGTCACCGTGACCACGGCTTCGGCCGCGGGTCCGCTGTCGATCGACGGGTTGGACCGGGCGACCGCGCAGGCGGTGGTCGAGCAGCTGACCGCCACCACCCAGGCCACGCCGGGAGACGCGACATGAGCACCGTGATCGACGGGCAGTGGCGCCGCCAGGATCCCAAGGCGATCGCCTCCTACACCATCCTGGTCCTGGCGCCGATGGTGCCGACCATCGGGCTCATGGTCATCTCCGGCACCAGCATCTGGGTGATGCTGACCACCGCCGGGCTGTGGGCCGCCGGCGCGGCGGTGCTCGCCGCGCTGATGGGTGTCGGCTGGTGGTTCACCTGGTACCGGATCACCGCGGAGCGCTTCGAGATGCGCACGGGTGCCATCACCCGCAGCCACCGCTCGATCCCGCGCGACCGGATCCGCAGCGTCGACCTCACCGCCAACGTGGCGCACCGCGTCTTCGGCGTCACCGCGGTCAAGGTGAGCACCGGAGGACAGGGCGGCGACAGCAGCGAGCTGAAGCTCGACGCGCTCACCAAGGAGCACGCCGACTCGCTGCGCCAGGAGCTGCTGTTCGGCGATTCGTCCACTGTGGTCGGTACCGAGGCGCCGGAGCAGGAGGACTCCAGCACGCTCGCCCGGCTCAACCCGGGCTGGCTGGGCTACTCCGCGCTGTCGGTGTCGCTGATCCTGATCGTCTGGGGCGCGATCGCCTCGGCCTTCGGGTCCTTCCGCGAGCTGCTGCTGTCGGCCGGTGTCTTCGCCGCCGTCGGCGAGACCGTGCAGACGACGGCGCTGTGGCTGGTCATCGCGATCGGTGCCGGCTCAGCGCTGGTGGTCGGCGTGCTCGGCGCCTTCGCGCTGTCCCTGGAGATGTGGTGGGGCTTCCGGCTGAGCCGCGACCGCGGGGACACCCTGCAGGTCAAGCGCGGTCTGCTCACCACGCGGTCGATCTCGCTGGAGGAGCGGCGGCTGCGCGGTGTCGAGGTGGTGGAGCCCCTGCTGCTGCGGTGGTTCGGCGGCGCCCGGCTCAACGCCGTGGCCACCGGCCTCAAGCAGAAGAAGGAGGAGAACCAGCCGGACAACAAGACGCTGATGCCGCCTGCGCCCCGCGCCGCGGTGCAGCGGGCCTCGGCAGCGGTGCTGCGCGAGTCGCGGCCGCCCTCGGAGGTCCCGCTGCGCAGGCACCCGCGCGCGGCGCTGCGGCGGCGGATCAACTGGGCGCTGATGTGCACCGCACCGATCGTGATCGCGGCGGTCGTGGCGTTGGTGCTCGACTGGGTTCCGGTGCCGCTGGCGCTCGTCGTGATCGCGGTCGCCCTCCTGGCGTTCCTGGGCTTCGCGGTGGACGCCTACCGCAACCTCGGCCACGCGCTGACCGACCAGTACCTGGTCGCCCGCAACGGCAGCGGGATCCGGCGCACCGTCGTCCTGCAGCGCGATGGGGTGATCGGCTGGAAGCTGAGCCGCACCTTCTTCCAGCGCCGAGCGGGCCTGATGACGGTCGGTGCGACGACCGCGGCGGGCAGCAGCCTCTACGAGGTGCACGACGTGGACGAGTCGGAAGGCCTGGTGCTGGCCCACGAAGCGCTTCCCGGTCTGCTCGCGCCATTCGTGGAACGTCGCTGAAACGCCTCGCGCGGCGGTGCCACTCGCACCGCCGCGCAAAACATGGGTGAAAAGCACAGAGAGCGCGCAAATCCGGCGGTCGCGCACTCACGGAGCGTGCGTCATAGAACGTCGAAGCTGCCCCGCTTGAGCCCGCTGACGAACTCGTGCCAGCGCTGTACGGCGACGGTGATCTGCCCTGCGGCCCGGTTCTTCGTGTCGCGAACTCCGACGCAGTCGCCTCCGAAACCGACCTCCACGCACTGGCCCTGACCTTGGGTCCGCGTGCTGGTGCGCCAGTCGGTGATATTCGCCATCTTCTACAACTCTCCTATGCGTTGTTGCATTAGTTCGACGGAACCGTCTGGATCTACCGCATGCGCACGTAAATGGTCCATCATCGTGACGTAGTTCGACAGCTCTATCTCACGTTCGAGGTAGAGCCCGCCCACGTGGGTTTCGAGGTAGACCACGTCCGGATCGATGTGGTTCGAGTAGCGCAGGATGACGAACGGTCCGGCCTGCGCCGGATGCGCGCCCGCGTCCAGCGGCATCACCTGCAGCGTCACGTGCGGCAACTGCACCAGTTTCAACAGGTGCTCCAGCTGCCTGCGCAGCACGCCGGGCCCACCGACCCGCCTGCGCAGCGCGGCTTCTCCCACCACTGCCCACAACTCCAGCGGGTTCTCCCCCACCACCCGCTGCTGGCGCTGGATGCGCAGATCGACCCGCCTGCTGATCTCCGACTCATCCGCGCGGATGAGGGTCGCCTTCGTGATCGCATGCGCATATTCACGTGTTTGGAGCAATCCGGGGATTGCCTCGGCCTCGTAGGTGTGCATGGAGGACGCTTCGGCCTCCAGGCCCACGTAGGTCTCGTACCACTCGGGCAGGACGTCGCTGTAGGAATGCCACCAACCACGTTTGCGGGCATCGCGGGCGAGGTTGATCAGCTGGTCCCGCTCGCACCCCTCGACCCCGTAGAAGTCCAGCAGCGCCGAGACGTCGCCGACCGAGGGAGACCGCTTCGCGGTCTCGAACCGCCCGATCTTCGCTTGCGTGCAGCCGAGGTGCCCGGCGGCCTGCTGCTGGGTCACCTCCGCTTGTGCCCGCAGTCGCCGCAGCTCGGCGGCAAGACGACGGCGACGCACCGTGGGACTGACTGTCATGATTCCCATCCTGCCCGGATGTCCACACTGCGTCACCACCCCATCACCCTTACGACATCCGGTCCAACGGCCCGCTCCGGCCGATTCGGTGCGGCCTCGATTCACATCGGATACTGGTCGAAGATGGTTACGGTT
This portion of the Saccharopolyspora antimicrobica genome encodes:
- a CDS encoding IclR family transcriptional regulator, yielding MKSEPATAEPAGSGPNVVKSADRALVILELLSRGRHRLSDIAETLRLPLSSVHGLLGTLVHRGFAEFDPTTRTYGLGLKAWTVGQGYTGHRDIVGLALPLMDRLAQRTGETVQLSRLDGTENVYIAIAESPQPMKLVSAVGMRLPAHAVGLGKALLTGLPQDELARRYEGVELESFTANTVRELPELLAEVQEARARGYAADDEEYIIGCRCVAMPIRDHSGDVVAALSVSAPTPRCGPNWTEETRVPLAEVVDAIEQQLRR
- the ileS gene encoding isoleucine--tRNA ligase, coding for MAQPGSPFRPLEPSIDLPAMERRIIERWRAHEVFERSLAQTANGPRWVCYEGPPTANGQPGAHHVEARVFKDVFPRFKTMKGCHVPRRGGWDCHGLPVELAVEQELGISGKPDIERIGIAEFNARCRASVQRYVGEFEAVTRRMGYWIDLSTAYWTMSPDYVDSVWWALKRIFEAGLLVEDYRVAPYCPRDQTTLSDHEVAQGYEPAHDPSAFVRFPVDGPLAGHRGVDLLIWTTTPWTLVSNTAVAVHPAVDYQVVRTVEGTFVVAEPLVEAVLGTGGEVLATVPGTALAGVRYHRPFELVDIPDAHFVVLAEYVSTEDGTGLVHQAPAFGADDLAVCREHGLPVVNPVGTDGRFTADVGLVGGMFFKDADAVLVDDLQHRGLLLRYTTFEHQYPHCWRCHTPLMYYAQLSWYIRTTAIRDALQRENERTNWYPEHVKHGRYGDWLANNVDWALSRTRYWGTPLPLWRCPDGHVTPIGSRAELGERTGQDFAALDPHRPYLDEIEFPCACGKSAARVPEVIDAWFDSGSMPFAQLGYPHRTGSVAELARSYPAQYICEAIDQTRGWFYTLMAIGTLLFDRSAYENVVCLGHIMAEDGRKMSKHLGNVLEPLPLMEEHGADALRWFMLCTGSPWSARRIGHAPLREIVRKVLLTCWNTASFFSRYAALVDWIPADADPPEQRPVLDRWVLAQVHRLAAEVDARLEDYDTAAAGRALATFVDDLSNWYVRRSRQRFWDGDRNALTTLHACLDVLTRLLAPFTPFIAEQIWQDVVRPGIPDAPDSVHLASWPRADLRLVDDRLLSEVDIERQLAEAGRAARKSSGIKVRQPLGRALVSPALPPELLADLADELNVRRVEPLASAGEVLEVSVKPNFRALGKRFGNRTQQAAAAVTAADPAELARALRAGTATIEVDGRTEPLTGEDVFRTEVPRTGWVVESQREVTIALDTEITPELARAGLAREVIRFVQDCRKQDGLDITDRITLRWRATGELREALRHHADEIATAVLAVDIAESPAPAPGSTEHTDPTLNLKIWLHPQP
- a CDS encoding S1 family peptidase — encoded protein: MVDAPRRLARFAGVTAIAVAALSAASVAQAQPAQPADVNPYIVGGEDADIADHPFTVALVTPSGQQFCGGSLVAPNKVLTAAHCTDGSQPADINVVSGRTVMSSSEGTTSKVTDVWVHPQYTDATQGYDVSVLTLEAPVQEAPIELAAADDPGYAPDSQATILGWGNTSEGGQQADNLQKATVPVTSDETCSGAYGEYSPDSMVCAGVPEGGIDSCQGDSGGPLVVDNKLIGVTSWGEGCARPGKPGVYARVGAYHAEIQEQIGSATR
- a CDS encoding response regulator produces the protein MSEPIRVVVVDDEPMVCAHLRTILGSADDIEVVDDAQDGAAAVEAVVRHRPHVVLMDLRMPGVDGLTGIERICKLPDPPAVVALTTFDADKYVLRALRAGAAGFLVKSTPPGDLIGLVRVAADGHTVLSEEARKRLVAASADEQSSRQRAVELARDLTEREVEVLTCLGQGLSNAQIAERLYLSEATVKSYVSRLLVKLSCSNRLQAGLLAYDAGLVPR
- a CDS encoding sensor histidine kinase, producing MNRPLWRLLWNTKREAAFDVALVLGLILLGRVLLVMYPSDTPPGAYDWIGGLWLNDALMWIMDLALLARRRYPVVLMSMVAVLAVVQPLMIEFGPGPVLFINQASDPWLPGNTPWAVYAAVVYTTGRKWKFFAWDLISITALISVRPWDDLSSDAIVAGVIWTVFPAVLGLYVSARRRLVGALRERAERAEREKELLAEQARADERTRLATEMHDVVTHRVSLMVLQAGALGVAAEDPAIRQAAEELRTSGCEALEELRDLVGVLRRGSSEQDTRPDATPPTDLPDLAELIGQSEAVGIPVEYTVDGDPRMVSAAVGRTAYRVVQEALTNVHKHAFGSRVSVRLLHSDDRLRLVVRNTRSPDRAARDLADSGSGAGLLGLQQRVELVGGTFRAGPAADGGFEVDVILPAYVPTGEAGGDE
- a CDS encoding glycosyltransferase family 39 protein; protein product: MLAARTRPPAGPWLRPLAKWPVFTIAGLVAVVHVVMSALGDFWIDEVYMLAAGKYHPDWGYVDQPPIAPLLAAAMDWIAPGSMVVLRLPAVLATAAGVVMFALLAREFGGDRRAQVLAAGAGATGMWAALVGHWVTPYTFEPLQWLVLSWLLVRWVRLREQGAADDRLLLVFGLVLGIALQTKFQVGILCVALLISVLLVGPRDILRRPMFWGGVGIALLIAAPTLLWQAFNGWPQLQMGAIVADESPMLSGGRSGTAVSLVLFAGVAGGALFLIGLWKLFRSAELRPYRFFAVTSLLLYGFFVATAARPYYLLGMYGVVIAAGLLGLQRRREAKPSRWGWTAWFPYLASVALVSQTLWLSTTMTSMFGMPSADVLARDTSIAFTALPPQQQERTAVIGDSYISAAMVEVGRAKYDLPEVYSPHRGYGYFGPPGDQVDSVLLVGDVEDAREHFAEVRQVHDGAVPIWLCTGRIGAWDQIWPQLKSL
- a CDS encoding PH domain-containing protein, which encodes MADESTVRIRLRPPRHRVERRAIGWWTTQALAFVVPVLIALAATAVFIPPARFWLVLALVVIAVLSVPYVLVMPQWRYRVHRWEITDDAVYTAAGWLRQEWRIAPMSRIQTVDTVRGPLQQLFNLSSVTVTTASAAGPLSIDGLDRATAQAVVEQLTATTQATPGDAT